A stretch of the Coregonus clupeaformis isolate EN_2021a unplaced genomic scaffold, ASM2061545v1 scaf1703, whole genome shotgun sequence genome encodes the following:
- the LOC121565774 gene encoding uncharacterized protein LOC121565774 isoform X1, with protein sequence MENKEFKAAVVTFTTVTHKDETSQTSLTLSRGKRSYPDLHTFVQDMKDDHWNLLSENMRAGMSRHEFSAKCMDIVAWVMESTSTVVVPALDLTMQIELSDSPSSSGSGSNEAGEVTSLGRSVRFSCSGGPSRCTSARTACSTRTPTPFPSSHRCLTSLLSEDNERYVSSPEGGDREMRHRPHSAPLRSVFGISEDSVFDMVQSGQSQGDIVPPPKRSRQEKYRPSKMSTDGKFMMGIVELVINLLNSRWAELMRSVSQGTLVLLTGSISASQQFAQEMLSMATSKMYSHAIEHIALGHKSPLELERELEAILGPLAGQVIVIIIDSIIKAKINGGNEGRATSPLTYFLTAISAEIQSLVVHRSASRPSTRLSNNDPLLNISKSKVLRSVLLKMAELFGQGPSETCLVPLVQSQSNNSICDWTVNAGTIHPSTFLSDNRMIEVSSDVVDLVLEVFWITGFLDNRNPSRPQSACSHNSASGAIDMRALAGDLVRQVSVKLSPFVSESQLSTMSMTDLSSSFSDSTLKQLCSRSVVALVTACQAIKTELENQRPTNLAARDLLSSLVETIEDMDISDILRGPSAILEVAAVIKHPEMSTSTIYRSLLLDSSLASSKMVTESIIFNNPCPSEENVSIQKELPADKVDILHGQPVEEYIVKAEQCITQVIQDAAVTYTAALDKTDTCGKLSEILSVHVSSENIEEASSDLFGGIISDLLEVYEVNKASKRTKSGRKMFWVEVSSGSQKIYTKTLDKLRKLFTSHHLTEGKKYSCANRAFCNWTTCN encoded by the exons ATGGAGAATAAAGAGTTCAAG GCTGCAGTGGTGACCTTCACTACCGTGACCCATAAGGATGAAACTTCCCAGACCAGCCTCACCCTCAGCAGGGGAAAGAGAAGCTACCCAGACCTACACACCTTTGTGCAGGACATGAAGGACGA CCATTGGAATCTGCTGAGTGAGAATATGCGTGCCGGG ATGAGCAGACATGAGTTTAGTGCCAAGTGCATGGATATTGTAGCATGGGTGATGGAGTCTACATCCACTGTGGTTGTTCCCGCCCTTGACCTCACCATGCAGATAGAGCTCTCTGATTCGCCAAGCTCTTCTGGATCAGGAAGTAAtgaggcaggagaggtgacctcTCTTGGCCGCAGCGTCAGATTCAGCTGTAGTGGAGGACCCAGCAGGTGCACCAGCGCCAGAACCGCCTGCAGCACACGCACTCCCacgcctttcccctcctctcacag GTGTTTGACCTCTTTGCTGAGTGAGGACAATGAGCGATATGTCTCCTCACCTGAGGGTGGCGATAGAGAGATGAGACACAGACCACACTCAGCACCACTGAGATCTGTGTTTGGCATCTCTGAGGACTCTGTCTTCGACATGGTCCAGAGCGGCCAGTCGCAGGGTGACATCGTACCGCCGCCCAAACGGAGTAGACAGGAGAAATACAGACCTAGCAAAATGTCAACGGACGGCAAGTTTATGATGGGTATTGTCGAGTTGGTTATAAACCTTCTCAACTCCAGATGGGCTGAGCTAATGCGAAGTGTCAGTCAGGGAACTCTAGTTCTGCTGACTGGAAGTATCTCAGCAAGTCAACAGTTTGCCCAAGAGATGCTAAGCATGGCGACTTCTAAGATGTATTCCCATGCCATAGAGCATATTGCGCTCGGCCACAAGTCTCCCCTTGAGTTAGAGAGGGAGCTTGAGGCCATCTTGGGTCCTCTGGCTGGACAGGTCATAGTCATCATCATAGATAGCATCATCAAGGCTAAAATCAACGGAGGAAATGAGGGGAGAGCGACCAGCCCCTTGACCTATTTTCTAACTGCCATTTCGGCAGAAATACAAAGCCTAGTGGTTCACAGATCGGCTAGCAGACCATCCACCAGACTGTCCAACAACGACCCACTGCTGAACATTTCCAAGTCGAAGGTCTTAAGATCAGTTCTGCTCAAAATGGCAGAGCTCTTTGGCCAAGGTCCAAGTGAAACCTGTCTAGTTCCACTAGTCCAGAGTCAGTCCAACAACTCCATTTGCGACTGGACTGTGAATGCAGGCACCATTCATCCAAGTACATTTCTGTCCGACAACAGAATGATAGAAGTGTCATCCGATGTTGTGGATCTTGTACTTGAGGTTTTTTGGATAACAGGATTTTTGGATAACAGGAACCCGTCAAGGCCACAGAGTGCCTGCTCCCACAACTCAGCTAGTGGAGCAATAGATATGAGAGCTCTTGCTGGGGACTTGgtcagacaggtgtctgtcaaACTCAGCCCGTTTGTCTCTGAGAGtcaactctccaccatgtccatgACAGATCTGTCATCATCTTTTTCTGACTCCACCTTGAAGCAGTTGTGTTCTCGCTCTGTTGTTGCTCTGGTAACTGCCTGTCAAGCAATCAAAACAGAGCTCGAGAACCAGAGACCTACCAACCTGGCAGCCAGAGACCTACTATCGTCTCTGGTAGAGACCATTGAGGACATGGATATCTCTGACATCCTCCGGGGCCCGTCGGCCATTTTGGAGGTGGCTGCTGTGATAAAGCACCCAGAGATGTCCACCTCGACAATATACAGATCTCTGCTTCTCGACTCATCTCTCGCCTCCTCTAAGATGGTCACTGAGAGCATTATCTTCAACAACCCATGCCCATCAGAGGAGAATGTGAGTATTCAGAAGGAGCTCCCTGCTGATAAAGTTGACATCCTCCATGGTCAACCAGTGGAGGAGTATATTGTCAAAGCTGAGCAATGCATCACTCAGGTCATTCAGGATGCAGCTGTGACATATACTGCTGCGCTGGATAAAACCGACACTTGTGGGAAACTGTCGGAAATCCTATCTGTCCATGTTTCCTCAGAGAATATTGAGGAGGCATCCTCTGATCTCTTTGGTGGAATTATTTCCGACCTGCTTGAGGTATATGAGGTCAATAAGGCCTCCAAGCGTACGAAATCAGGTCGCAAAATGTTCTGGGTGGAAGTGAGTTCAGGTTCCCAGAAGATTTATACCAAAACCCTGGACAAACTAAGGAAGCTGTTCACCTCCCACCATCTCACTGAGGGAAAAAAATACTCCTGTGCAAATCGAGCTTTCTGCAACTGGACTACTTGTAACTGA
- the LOC121565774 gene encoding uncharacterized protein LOC121565774 isoform X2, translating to MENKEFKAAVVTFTTVTHKDETSQTSLTLSRGKRSYPDLHTFVQDMKDDHWNLLSENMRAGIELSDSPSSSGSGSNEAGEVTSLGRSVRFSCSGGPSRCTSARTACSTRTPTPFPSSHRCLTSLLSEDNERYVSSPEGGDREMRHRPHSAPLRSVFGISEDSVFDMVQSGQSQGDIVPPPKRSRQEKYRPSKMSTDGKFMMGIVELVINLLNSRWAELMRSVSQGTLVLLTGSISASQQFAQEMLSMATSKMYSHAIEHIALGHKSPLELERELEAILGPLAGQVIVIIIDSIIKAKINGGNEGRATSPLTYFLTAISAEIQSLVVHRSASRPSTRLSNNDPLLNISKSKVLRSVLLKMAELFGQGPSETCLVPLVQSQSNNSICDWTVNAGTIHPSTFLSDNRMIEVSSDVVDLVLEVFWITGFLDNRNPSRPQSACSHNSASGAIDMRALAGDLVRQVSVKLSPFVSESQLSTMSMTDLSSSFSDSTLKQLCSRSVVALVTACQAIKTELENQRPTNLAARDLLSSLVETIEDMDISDILRGPSAILEVAAVIKHPEMSTSTIYRSLLLDSSLASSKMVTESIIFNNPCPSEENVSIQKELPADKVDILHGQPVEEYIVKAEQCITQVIQDAAVTYTAALDKTDTCGKLSEILSVHVSSENIEEASSDLFGGIISDLLEVYEVNKASKRTKSGRKMFWVEVSSGSQKIYTKTLDKLRKLFTSHHLTEGKKYSCANRAFCNWTTCN from the exons ATGGAGAATAAAGAGTTCAAG GCTGCAGTGGTGACCTTCACTACCGTGACCCATAAGGATGAAACTTCCCAGACCAGCCTCACCCTCAGCAGGGGAAAGAGAAGCTACCCAGACCTACACACCTTTGTGCAGGACATGAAGGACGA CCATTGGAATCTGCTGAGTGAGAATATGCGTGCCGGG ATAGAGCTCTCTGATTCGCCAAGCTCTTCTGGATCAGGAAGTAAtgaggcaggagaggtgacctcTCTTGGCCGCAGCGTCAGATTCAGCTGTAGTGGAGGACCCAGCAGGTGCACCAGCGCCAGAACCGCCTGCAGCACACGCACTCCCacgcctttcccctcctctcacag GTGTTTGACCTCTTTGCTGAGTGAGGACAATGAGCGATATGTCTCCTCACCTGAGGGTGGCGATAGAGAGATGAGACACAGACCACACTCAGCACCACTGAGATCTGTGTTTGGCATCTCTGAGGACTCTGTCTTCGACATGGTCCAGAGCGGCCAGTCGCAGGGTGACATCGTACCGCCGCCCAAACGGAGTAGACAGGAGAAATACAGACCTAGCAAAATGTCAACGGACGGCAAGTTTATGATGGGTATTGTCGAGTTGGTTATAAACCTTCTCAACTCCAGATGGGCTGAGCTAATGCGAAGTGTCAGTCAGGGAACTCTAGTTCTGCTGACTGGAAGTATCTCAGCAAGTCAACAGTTTGCCCAAGAGATGCTAAGCATGGCGACTTCTAAGATGTATTCCCATGCCATAGAGCATATTGCGCTCGGCCACAAGTCTCCCCTTGAGTTAGAGAGGGAGCTTGAGGCCATCTTGGGTCCTCTGGCTGGACAGGTCATAGTCATCATCATAGATAGCATCATCAAGGCTAAAATCAACGGAGGAAATGAGGGGAGAGCGACCAGCCCCTTGACCTATTTTCTAACTGCCATTTCGGCAGAAATACAAAGCCTAGTGGTTCACAGATCGGCTAGCAGACCATCCACCAGACTGTCCAACAACGACCCACTGCTGAACATTTCCAAGTCGAAGGTCTTAAGATCAGTTCTGCTCAAAATGGCAGAGCTCTTTGGCCAAGGTCCAAGTGAAACCTGTCTAGTTCCACTAGTCCAGAGTCAGTCCAACAACTCCATTTGCGACTGGACTGTGAATGCAGGCACCATTCATCCAAGTACATTTCTGTCCGACAACAGAATGATAGAAGTGTCATCCGATGTTGTGGATCTTGTACTTGAGGTTTTTTGGATAACAGGATTTTTGGATAACAGGAACCCGTCAAGGCCACAGAGTGCCTGCTCCCACAACTCAGCTAGTGGAGCAATAGATATGAGAGCTCTTGCTGGGGACTTGgtcagacaggtgtctgtcaaACTCAGCCCGTTTGTCTCTGAGAGtcaactctccaccatgtccatgACAGATCTGTCATCATCTTTTTCTGACTCCACCTTGAAGCAGTTGTGTTCTCGCTCTGTTGTTGCTCTGGTAACTGCCTGTCAAGCAATCAAAACAGAGCTCGAGAACCAGAGACCTACCAACCTGGCAGCCAGAGACCTACTATCGTCTCTGGTAGAGACCATTGAGGACATGGATATCTCTGACATCCTCCGGGGCCCGTCGGCCATTTTGGAGGTGGCTGCTGTGATAAAGCACCCAGAGATGTCCACCTCGACAATATACAGATCTCTGCTTCTCGACTCATCTCTCGCCTCCTCTAAGATGGTCACTGAGAGCATTATCTTCAACAACCCATGCCCATCAGAGGAGAATGTGAGTATTCAGAAGGAGCTCCCTGCTGATAAAGTTGACATCCTCCATGGTCAACCAGTGGAGGAGTATATTGTCAAAGCTGAGCAATGCATCACTCAGGTCATTCAGGATGCAGCTGTGACATATACTGCTGCGCTGGATAAAACCGACACTTGTGGGAAACTGTCGGAAATCCTATCTGTCCATGTTTCCTCAGAGAATATTGAGGAGGCATCCTCTGATCTCTTTGGTGGAATTATTTCCGACCTGCTTGAGGTATATGAGGTCAATAAGGCCTCCAAGCGTACGAAATCAGGTCGCAAAATGTTCTGGGTGGAAGTGAGTTCAGGTTCCCAGAAGATTTATACCAAAACCCTGGACAAACTAAGGAAGCTGTTCACCTCCCACCATCTCACTGAGGGAAAAAAATACTCCTGTGCAAATCGAGCTTTCTGCAACTGGACTACTTGTAACTGA
- the LOC121565774 gene encoding uncharacterized protein LOC121565774 isoform X3 — protein MSRHEFSAKCMDIVAWVMESTSTVVVPALDLTMQIELSDSPSSSGSGSNEAGEVTSLGRSVRFSCSGGPSRCTSARTACSTRTPTPFPSSHRCLTSLLSEDNERYVSSPEGGDREMRHRPHSAPLRSVFGISEDSVFDMVQSGQSQGDIVPPPKRSRQEKYRPSKMSTDGKFMMGIVELVINLLNSRWAELMRSVSQGTLVLLTGSISASQQFAQEMLSMATSKMYSHAIEHIALGHKSPLELERELEAILGPLAGQVIVIIIDSIIKAKINGGNEGRATSPLTYFLTAISAEIQSLVVHRSASRPSTRLSNNDPLLNISKSKVLRSVLLKMAELFGQGPSETCLVPLVQSQSNNSICDWTVNAGTIHPSTFLSDNRMIEVSSDVVDLVLEVFWITGFLDNRNPSRPQSACSHNSASGAIDMRALAGDLVRQVSVKLSPFVSESQLSTMSMTDLSSSFSDSTLKQLCSRSVVALVTACQAIKTELENQRPTNLAARDLLSSLVETIEDMDISDILRGPSAILEVAAVIKHPEMSTSTIYRSLLLDSSLASSKMVTESIIFNNPCPSEENVSIQKELPADKVDILHGQPVEEYIVKAEQCITQVIQDAAVTYTAALDKTDTCGKLSEILSVHVSSENIEEASSDLFGGIISDLLEVYEVNKASKRTKSGRKMFWVEVSSGSQKIYTKTLDKLRKLFTSHHLTEGKKYSCANRAFCNWTTCN, from the exons ATGAGCAGACATGAGTTTAGTGCCAAGTGCATGGATATTGTAGCATGGGTGATGGAGTCTACATCCACTGTGGTTGTTCCCGCCCTTGACCTCACCATGCAGATAGAGCTCTCTGATTCGCCAAGCTCTTCTGGATCAGGAAGTAAtgaggcaggagaggtgacctcTCTTGGCCGCAGCGTCAGATTCAGCTGTAGTGGAGGACCCAGCAGGTGCACCAGCGCCAGAACCGCCTGCAGCACACGCACTCCCacgcctttcccctcctctcacag GTGTTTGACCTCTTTGCTGAGTGAGGACAATGAGCGATATGTCTCCTCACCTGAGGGTGGCGATAGAGAGATGAGACACAGACCACACTCAGCACCACTGAGATCTGTGTTTGGCATCTCTGAGGACTCTGTCTTCGACATGGTCCAGAGCGGCCAGTCGCAGGGTGACATCGTACCGCCGCCCAAACGGAGTAGACAGGAGAAATACAGACCTAGCAAAATGTCAACGGACGGCAAGTTTATGATGGGTATTGTCGAGTTGGTTATAAACCTTCTCAACTCCAGATGGGCTGAGCTAATGCGAAGTGTCAGTCAGGGAACTCTAGTTCTGCTGACTGGAAGTATCTCAGCAAGTCAACAGTTTGCCCAAGAGATGCTAAGCATGGCGACTTCTAAGATGTATTCCCATGCCATAGAGCATATTGCGCTCGGCCACAAGTCTCCCCTTGAGTTAGAGAGGGAGCTTGAGGCCATCTTGGGTCCTCTGGCTGGACAGGTCATAGTCATCATCATAGATAGCATCATCAAGGCTAAAATCAACGGAGGAAATGAGGGGAGAGCGACCAGCCCCTTGACCTATTTTCTAACTGCCATTTCGGCAGAAATACAAAGCCTAGTGGTTCACAGATCGGCTAGCAGACCATCCACCAGACTGTCCAACAACGACCCACTGCTGAACATTTCCAAGTCGAAGGTCTTAAGATCAGTTCTGCTCAAAATGGCAGAGCTCTTTGGCCAAGGTCCAAGTGAAACCTGTCTAGTTCCACTAGTCCAGAGTCAGTCCAACAACTCCATTTGCGACTGGACTGTGAATGCAGGCACCATTCATCCAAGTACATTTCTGTCCGACAACAGAATGATAGAAGTGTCATCCGATGTTGTGGATCTTGTACTTGAGGTTTTTTGGATAACAGGATTTTTGGATAACAGGAACCCGTCAAGGCCACAGAGTGCCTGCTCCCACAACTCAGCTAGTGGAGCAATAGATATGAGAGCTCTTGCTGGGGACTTGgtcagacaggtgtctgtcaaACTCAGCCCGTTTGTCTCTGAGAGtcaactctccaccatgtccatgACAGATCTGTCATCATCTTTTTCTGACTCCACCTTGAAGCAGTTGTGTTCTCGCTCTGTTGTTGCTCTGGTAACTGCCTGTCAAGCAATCAAAACAGAGCTCGAGAACCAGAGACCTACCAACCTGGCAGCCAGAGACCTACTATCGTCTCTGGTAGAGACCATTGAGGACATGGATATCTCTGACATCCTCCGGGGCCCGTCGGCCATTTTGGAGGTGGCTGCTGTGATAAAGCACCCAGAGATGTCCACCTCGACAATATACAGATCTCTGCTTCTCGACTCATCTCTCGCCTCCTCTAAGATGGTCACTGAGAGCATTATCTTCAACAACCCATGCCCATCAGAGGAGAATGTGAGTATTCAGAAGGAGCTCCCTGCTGATAAAGTTGACATCCTCCATGGTCAACCAGTGGAGGAGTATATTGTCAAAGCTGAGCAATGCATCACTCAGGTCATTCAGGATGCAGCTGTGACATATACTGCTGCGCTGGATAAAACCGACACTTGTGGGAAACTGTCGGAAATCCTATCTGTCCATGTTTCCTCAGAGAATATTGAGGAGGCATCCTCTGATCTCTTTGGTGGAATTATTTCCGACCTGCTTGAGGTATATGAGGTCAATAAGGCCTCCAAGCGTACGAAATCAGGTCGCAAAATGTTCTGGGTGGAAGTGAGTTCAGGTTCCCAGAAGATTTATACCAAAACCCTGGACAAACTAAGGAAGCTGTTCACCTCCCACCATCTCACTGAGGGAAAAAAATACTCCTGTGCAAATCGAGCTTTCTGCAACTGGACTACTTGTAACTGA
- the LOC123487406 gene encoding uncharacterized protein LOC123487406, translating to MPSTTFSHHAVSTAEDIVNIIMQDLESVSQYTVDDADSFPLGEKKLEFQLKPRVVFDNLLDAAQTMYHRVKDRLNIFFSFPPVSVTTAKYVLDSTPVETLRRSKSADTALVEDRSRPPSVRSEKPLSKVCLAKRSKTLLSSSGSSTDHHVIDTCSEDVTLPTRSMSVVSNNSLKRASPLHGSGLSESCKPLVALKDVTVAVSQEGFSKTAKKTLSLILNVIKCRVANSESSSVGQIASEECLIATNMLDSVLESLDQLPDMSAADEITRTESHTSIAMDETGSRSMLVSQQEINISDTNIIVKTIMDTLKTDDPEMTSAEEHLDRLLSVEALQGASGNLIAKVHGLIQEITINRQLQSMVGHRSLSQPALPKPALRKLSKDDASELIYNFAQTSVRRLLGQCMGRPMTPSAEMVLDQVIKLMTDVVMDSLTYVSKSTMEDDTSNATSDITHGVVADLNATEEFPARSLSPADVKADGMARLPSARGEETKKNRKWRFLPKMHKFPKIMIKLFKTKGEPKSHPKQDALPTKRLRETHISQDAECEVPEVPSTSPPKEDLTTTPAPAPQESQSRKRPLIVRVLHALSRAISKPFRGASGKKN from the exons ATGCCTAGCACCACCTTCTCACACCATGCGGTTTCTACAGCCGAAGATATAGTAAATATTATCATGCAAGACCTTGAAAGTGTATCCCAGTACACTGTGGACGACGCAGACTCCTTCCCACTAGGAGAGAAAAAGCTGGAGTTCCAGCTCAAACCCAGAGTTGTCTTTGACAACTTATTGGATGCTGCTCAAACCATGTACCACAGAGTAAAGGATAGACTGAACATCTTTTTCTCTTTTCCACCAGTGTCAGTCACCACAGCCAAATATGTGCTGGACTCCACCCCTGTGGAGACACTCAGACGTTCTAAGTCCGCTGACACTGCTCTTGTTGAGGACAGGAGCCGCCCTCCGTCTGTGAGAAGTGAGAAGCCTTTGTCAAAAGTCTGTTTGGCTAAAAGGTCTAAAACCCTTCTGTCTTCGAGTGGCTCTTCAACAGACCACCATGTAATTGACACATGCAGTGAGGATGTCACTCTGCCCACCAGGAGTATGTCAGTTGTGAGCAACAACAGTTTGAAGAGAGCCTCTCCTCTCCACGGCAGTGGATTGAGTGAAAGTTGCAAACCTCTTGTGGCTCTAAAAGACGTAACAGTGGCAGTCAGCCAAGAAGGCTTTAGCAAAACTGCAAAGAAGACGCTCAGCTTGATCCTAAATGTGATCAAGTGTAGAGTGGCCAACTCTGAGAGTTCATCTGTTGGGCAGATTGCAAGTGAGGAGTGTCTGATAGCCACTAACATGTTAGACTCTGTACTGGAGAGCCTTGACCAGTTGCCTGACATGAGCGCTGCCGATGAGATCACAAGGACAGAATCCCATACCTCTATCGCAATGGACGAGACAGGTTCACGGTCAATGCTTGTGAGCCAACAAGAAATAAACATATCTGACACCAATATcatagttaaaactataatggACACATTGAAGACGGACGACCCAGAGATGACTTCAGCAGAAGAACATCTGGATAGGCTCCTGTCAGTTGAAGCCCTTCAAGGTGCATCTGGCAACCTGATCGCAAAGGTCCATGGTCTCATTCAGGAGATAACCATAAACCGTCAGCTTCAATCCATGGTTGGCCACAGAAGCCTCTCTCAACCAGCGCTGCCTAAACCAGCCCTGAGGAAGCTGTCAAAGGACGATGCCTCAGAGCTCATTTACAACTTTGCCCAGACTTCTGTTAGGAGACTCCTGGGGCAGTGTATGGGAAGGCCTATGACACCATCAGCTGAAATGGTTTTGGATCAGGTCATCAAGTTGATGACAGACGTGGTGATGGACAGCCTGACTTATGTGTCCAAGTCTACAATGGAGGATG ACACCAGCAATGCCACAAGTGACATCactcatggtgttgtagctgaccTTAATGCTACTGAGGAATTCCCTGCCAGGAGCCTTAGCCCGGCTGATGTAAAGGCTGACGGCATGGCCCGCCTTCCCTCTGCCAGAGGGGAAGAGACTAAGAAGAACAGGAAGTGGCGTTTCCTACCGAAAATGCATAAGTTTCCAAAGATCATGATTAAG CTGTTCAAGACAAAAGGGGAACCGAAGAGCCACCCTAAACAGGATGCACTGCCTACCAAACGTCTCAGAGAGACTCATATTTCACAGG ATGCTGAGTGTGAGGTTCCAGAGGTTCCATCCACTTCCCCTCCCAAGGAGGACCTGACAACCACACCGGCCCCTGCTCCCCAGGAGTCCCAGTCCCGTAAACGCCCACTCATAGTCAGGGTGTTACACGCTCTCTCCAGAGCCATCTCCAAACCATTCAGAGGAGCTTCTGGGAAGAAGAATTAG